A part of Rhinolophus ferrumequinum isolate MPI-CBG mRhiFer1 chromosome 11, mRhiFer1_v1.p, whole genome shotgun sequence genomic DNA contains:
- the ATG2A gene encoding LOW QUALITY PROTEIN: autophagy-related protein 2 homolog A (The sequence of the model RefSeq protein was modified relative to this genomic sequence to represent the inferred CDS: deleted 1 base in 1 codon) — protein sequence MSRWLWPWSNCVKERVCRYLLHHYLGHFFQEHLSLDQLSLDLYKGSVALRDIHLEIWSVNEVLESIDSPLELVEGFVGSIEVAVPWAALLTDHCTVRVSGLQLTLQPRQGPGPGAADSQSWTSCMTTSLQLAQECLREGLPEPSEPPQPLEGLEMFAQTIETVLRRIKVTFLDTVVRVEHSPGDGAHGVAVEVHVQRLEYCDEAVRDPSQAPPVDVHQPPAFLHKLLQLAGVRLHFEELPPQEEPPEPPLQIGSCSGYMELTVKLKQNEAFPGPKLEVAGQLGSLHLLLTPRQLQQLQELLSAMSLADPKSLVDKLNKSRPLGAEDLWLIEQDLNQQLQAGAVAEPLSPDPLMNPLVNLDSTDLFFSMAGLTSSVASAVSELSLSDVDLGSSVHSDMTPRRLSAQGHPTGKTAPTPLPDTLRPDSLLKMTLGGMTLTLLQTSAPSSGPPDLTTHFFAEFDAAKDGPFGSRDFHHLRPRFQRACPCSHVRLTGAAVQLSWELRTGRGRRTTSTEVHFGQLEVLECLWPRGTSEPEYTEILSFPSNLGSQASARPCAHLRHTQTLRRVPKSRSRRPAACHCHSELALDLADFQADVELGALDRLTALLRLATVPPPEPPSSLLMEPPPAAEQQTVVRLSAPRATLRLRFPIADLRPERDPWAGRAVRAEQLRLELSEPQFRSELSSGPGPPGPTRLELTCSDLHGTYEDGEKPPVPCLRVSKALDPKSPGRKHFLPQVVVTLNPQMSSAQWEVAPEKGEELELSVESPCELQEPEPSPFSSKRTMYETEEMVIPGDPEEMRAFQSRALALSRCSLEVVLPSAHVFLPSKEVYESLYNRINNDLLLWEPADLLPAPAPATHPPAFPGPSGFWHDNFRMCKSAFKLDSDSDDEDAHFFSVGASGAPQAPAPESASPHSQSSFSTLVTVLKGRITALCETKDEGGRRLEAVHGELVLDVEQGTIFSVSQYRGQPGLGYFCLEAEKATLYHRAAVDDYLLPIHLELPSFAPPAQLVPTIYPSEEGVTERGASGRKGQGPHMLSTAVRIHLDPHKNVKEFLVTLRLHRATLRHYITLPEQSWHSQLLEFLDVLDDPVLGYLPPTVITVLHTHLFSCAVDYRPLYLPVRVLLTAETFTLSSNIIMDTSTFLLRFILDDSALYLSDKCEVETLDLRRDYVCVLDVDLLELVIKTWKGSTEGKLSQPLFELRCSNNVVHVHSCADSCALLVNLLQYVMDTGDLHPPPRPPSPTEIAGQKVQLSESPASLPSCPPVETALINQRDLTDALLDTERSLRELAQPSGGPLPQASPVSVYLFPGERSGAQPPSSPVGAPAGSLGSCSETKEDEKEEEEDGDTLDSDEFCILDAPGLGIPPRDGEPVVTQLCPGPVIVQDGHFSRPLGSTDLLRAPAHFPVPSTRVVLREVSLVWHLYGGRDFGPHPGHRARVGLTGHRGSPSRCSGPNRPQNSWRTQGGSGRQHHVLMEIQLSKVSFQHEVYPVEPAPGPVAPGEELEEQPLSRQVFIVQELEIRDRLASSRINKFLYLHTSERMPRRAHSNMLTIKALHVAPTTHLGGPECCLRVSLMPLRLNVDQDALLFLKDFFTSLAAGINPMVPAESSTEAHPETRVQPSSPQEGQPEGVETSGIQEAAGSGQGSSEQQPIYFREFRFTSEVPIWLDYHGKHITMDQVGTFAGLLIGLAQLNCSELKLKRLCCRHGLLGVDKVLGYALNEWLQDIRKNQLPGLLGGVGPMHSVVQLFQGFRDLLWLPIEQYRKDGRLMRGLQRGAASFGSSTASAALELSNRLVQAIQATAETVYDILSPAAPISRSLQDKRSVRRLRKGQQPADLREGVAKAYDTVREGILDTAQTICDVASRGHEQKGLTGAVGGVIRQLPPTVVKPLILATEATSNLLGGMRNQILPDAHKDHTLKWRSDEAQE from the exons ATGTCACGATGGCTGTGGCCATGGTCGAACTGTGTGAAAGAGCGAGTCTGCCGCTACTTGCTGCACCACTACTTGGGTCACTTCTTCCAGGAGCACCTCAGCCTGGACCAGCTCAGCCTCGATCTGTACAAGGGCAGCGTT GCCCTGCGGGATATCCACCTGGAAATCTGG TCTGTGAACGAGGTGCTGGAGTCCATAGATTCACCCCTGGAGCTGGTGGAAGGCTTTGTGGGCTCCATCGAGGTGGCCGTACCCTGGGCCGCGCTGCTCACCGACCACTGCACCGTGCGTGTGTCAGGCCTCCAGCTCACCCTGCAGCCCCGCCAGGGCCCAG GGCCGGGGGCTGCCGACTCACAGAGCTGGACCTCCTGTATGACCACGAGCCTGCAGCTGGCTCAGGAGTGCCTGCGGGAGGGACTGCCTGAGCCCTCTGAGCCCCCGCAGCCCCTGGAAGGCCTGGAAATGTTCGCCCAGACCATCGAGACTG TGCTGCGAAGGATTAAGGTGACCTTTCTGGACACTGTCGTGAGGGTGGAGCACTCACCGGGTGATGGGGCGCATGGCGTGGCCGTGGAAGTCCACGTGCAGAG ACTAGAATACTGTGACGAGGCAGTGCGGGACCCAAGCCAGGCGCCCCCGGTGGATGTGCACCAGCCTCCTGCTTTCCTGCATAAGCTGCTGCAGCTGGCGGGAGTCCGCCTGCACTTCGAGGAGCTCCCCCCACAG GAAGAACCTCCAGAACCCCCCTTGCAGATTGGCAGCTGCTCAGGGTACATGGAGCTGACAGTGAAATTGAAACAGAATGAGGCCTTCCCAGGCCCCAAG CTGGAGGTGGCTGGACAACTAGGCTCCCTACACCTGCTCCTGACCCCACGGCAGCTCCAGCAGCTTCAGGAACTGCTCAGTGCCATGAGCCTTGCAG ACCCCAAGAGCCTGGTTGACAAGCTGAACAAGAGCCGCCCACTAGGTGCTGAAGACCTGTGGCTGATTGAGCAGGACCTGAACCAGCAGCTGCAAGCAGGGGCTGTGGCCGAGCCCCTCAGCCCAGATCCCCTTATGAACCCCCTTGTCAACCTGGACAGCACTG ACCTCTTCTTCTCCATGGCGGGCCTCACGAGCAGTGTGGCCTCGGCCGTCTCTGAGCTCTCCCTGTCCGACGTAGACCTGGGCTCCTCCGTGCACAGTGACATGACCCCCCGCCGGctctctgcccagggccacccaaCTG GCAAGACGGCCCCCACACCCCTCCCGGACACCCTGCGCCCTGACTCGCTGCTGAAGATGACTTTGGGGGGCATGACCCTGACCTTGCTTCAGACGTCTGCCCCGTCTTCCGGACCTCCTGACCTCACCACCCACTTTTTTGCCGAGTTTGATGCCGCCAAGGACGGGCCTTTCGGCTCCCGCGACTTCCACCATCTCCGACCGCGCTTCCAGAGGGCCTGTCCATGTAGCCATGTCCG GCTGACGGGTGCAGCTGTGCAGCTGTCCTGGGAGCTGCGGACAGGCAGGGGCCGGCGGACCACCAGCACAGAAGTGCACTTCGGGCAGCTCGAGGTGCTGGAGTGTCTGTGGCCCAGGGGCACTTCGGAGCCTGAGTACACGGAG ATCCTGAGCTTCCCCAGCAACCTGGGCTCCCAGGCCTCAGCTCGGCCCTGCGCCCACCTGCGCCACACGCAGACCCTGCGCCGTGTGCCCAAG AGCCGATCCCGGCGCCCAGCTGCCTGCCATTGCCACTCAGAACTGGCCCTGGACCTGGCCGACTTCCAGGCAGATGTAGAGCTGGGGGCCCTAGACCGGCTCACTGCCCTGCTGCGCCTGGCCACCGTACCCCCTCCCGAGCCACCTTCCAGCCTGCTG ATGGAGCCCCCGCCAGCTGCCGAGCAGCAGACAGTGGTGCGGCTATCAGCACCGCGGGCCACACTGCGACTGCGCTTCCCCATTGCCGACCTGCGGCCGGAGCGGGACCCCTGGGCGGGCCGGGCTGTGCGGGCCGAGCAGCTGCGGCTGGAGCTGAGTGAGCCCCAGTTCAGGTCAGAGTTGAGCAGCGGGCCTGGTCCCCCAGGCCCCACCCGCCTGGAACTGACCTGCTCCGACCTACATG GCACCTACGAAGATGGAGAGAAACCACCTGTCCCCTGTCTGCGGGTTTCCAAAGCCCTGGATCCCAAGAGCCCTGGGCGCAAACACTTCCTGCCCCA GGTAGTGGTGACCCTGAACCCTCAGATGAGCAGTGCACAGTGGGAAGTGGccccagagaagggagaggagctggagCTGTCGGTTGAGAGTCCATGCGAACTGCAGGAGCCTGAGCCCTCGCCCTTCTCCTCCAAGAGGACCATGTACGAGACGGAGGAG ATGGTGATTCCTGGAGACCCTGAAGAGATGAGGGCCTTCCAGAGCCGGGCCCTGGCACTGTCACGCTGCAGCCTGGAAGTGGTCCTGCCCAGCGCCCATGTCTTCCTGCCCAGCAAGGAGGTCTATGAGAGCCTTTACAACAG GATCAACAATGACCTGCTCCTATGGGAGCCTGCGGACCTGcttcccgcccccgcccctgccACCCATCCCCCTGCCTTCCCAGGCCCCTCGGGCTTCTGGCATGACAACTTCAGGATGTGCAAGTCAGCCTTCAAGCTGG ACTCTGACTCGGATGATGAAGATGCACATTTCTTCTCCGTGGGAGCGTCTGGTGCCCCCCAAGCCCCCGCCCCCGAGTCCGCGAGCCCTCACTCCCAGAGTTCCTTCTCTACACTGGTGACGGTGCTGAAGGGTCGGATCACAGCCCTTTGTGAGACCAAG GACGAGGGTGGGAGGCGGCTGGAGGCTGTGCACGGTGAGCTGGTGCTGGATGTGGAGCAAGGCACCATCTTCAGTGTATCCCAGTACCGAGGCCAGCCGGGACTCGGCTACTTCTGCCTGGAGGCTGAAAAGGCAACACTCTACCACCGAG CGGCCGTGGATGACTACCTGCTACCCATTCACCTGGAGCTGCCCAGCTTTGCACCTCCAGCCCAGCTGGTCCCAACTATCTACCCATCGGAGGAAGGGGTGACAGAGCGGGGAGCCTCGGGACGCAAGGGCCAGGGCCCCCACATGCTGTCCACTGCTGTGCGCATCCACCTGGACCCCCACAAGAATGTCAAG gagttCCTGGTGACACTGCGGCTGCACAGAGCCACCCTGCGCCACTACATAACCCTACCAGAACAGAGCTGGCACTCCCAG CTGCTGGAGTTCTTAGATGTTCTGGATGACCCTGTGCTGGGCTACCTGCCCCCAACAGTCATTACTGTCCTACACACACACCTGTTCTCCTGCGCCGTGGACTACAG GCCCCTCTACCTCCCTGTGCGTGTCCTTCTCACCGCCGAGACCTTCACCCTCTCCAGTAACATTATCATGGACACCTCCACCTTCCTGCTCAG GTTTATCCTCGACGACTCAGCCTTGTACCTGTCCGACAAGTGTGAGGTGGAGACCCTGGATCTGCGGCGAG ATTATGTCTGTGTCTTGGATGTTGACCTCCTGGAGCTCGTGATCAAAACCTGGAAGGGGAGCACTGAGGGCAAACTG AGCCAGCCGCTGTTTGAGCTTCGCTGTTCCAACAACGTGGTGCACGTACACAGCTGTGCGGACTCCTGCGCCCTGCTAGTCAACCTGCTGCAGTATGTAATGGACACAGGCGACCTACaccccccgccccggccccccAGTCCCACAGAGATCGCCGGCCAGAAGGTACAG CTCTCGGAgagccctgcctccctgccctcatGCCCTCCAGTGGAGACGGCTCTCATCAACCAGCGGGACCTGACCGATGCCCTCCTGGACACCGAGCGCAGCTTGCGGGAGCTGGCGCAGCCTTCAG GTGGTCCCCTCCCTCAGGCCTCTCCTGTGTCGGTCTACTTATTCCCAGGTGAACGGAGTGGGGCCCAGCCCCCCTCGTCCCCTGTTGGGGCCCCTGCTGGCAGCTTGGGGTCCTGCTCAGAGACCAAGGAagatgaaaaggaagaggaggaggatggagaCACTCTGGACAGTGACGAGTTCTGCATCCTTGATGCCCCTGGCCTGGGCATCCCG ccccgAGACGGGGAACCCGTGGTGACACAGCTGTGTCCAGGCCCCGTCATTGTGCAGGATGGGCACTTCTCACGGCCGCTGGGCAGCACAGACCTGCTGCGGGCACCCGCCCACTTCCCGGTGCCCAGCACCCGAGTGGTGCTGCGTGAGGTCTCCCTTGTCTGGCACCTCTATGGGGGCCGAGACTTTGGCCCCCACCCCGGCCACAG GGCAAGAGTTGGCCTCACGGGCCACAGGGGGTCCCCTTCCCGCTGCTCCGGCCCCAACCGACCCCAGAACTCCTGGCGTACACAGGGGGGCAGTGGGAGACAGCACCACGTCCTCATGGAGATCCAGCTCAGCAAG GTGAGCTTCCAGCACGAGGTGTACCCAGTggagccagccccaggccccgtgGCCCCAGGTgaggagctggaggagcagcCCCTGTCGCGCCAGGTGTTCATTGTGCAGGAGCTGGAAATCCGGGACCGGCTCGCCTCCTCCCGGATCAACAAGTTCCTGTACCTGCACACGAGTGAGCGGATGCCACGGCGCGCCCACTCCAACATG CTCACCATCAAAGCGCTGCACGTGGCCCCCACTACCCACCTGGGTGGCCCTGAGTGCTGTCTTCGGGTCTCACTGATGCCCCTGAGGCTCAACGTGGACCAG GATGCCCTGCTCTTCCTCAAGGACTTCTTTACCAGCCTGGCAGCTGGCATCAACCCCATGGTCCCGGCAGAGAGCTCCACTGAGG CTCACCCTGAGACGCGAGTCCAGCCAAGCAGCCCCCAGGAAGGGCAGCCCGAGGGCGTAGAGACAAGTGGCATCCAAGAGGCCGCAGGCAGTGGACAAGGCTCCTCTGAGCAGCAGCCCATCTACTTCAG GGAGTTCCGCTTCACATCCGAGGTGCCCATATGGCTGGATTACCACGGCAAGCACATCACCATGGACCAGGTG ggcACGTTCGCCGGCCTGCTCATTGGCCTGGCTCAGCTCAACTGCTCCGAACTGAAGCTAAAGCGGCTCTGTTGCCGGCACGG GCTCCTGGGCGTGGACAAGGTGCTGGGCTATGCTCTCAATGAGTGGCTGCAGGACATCCGCAAGAACCAGCTGCCCGGCCTGCTGGGGGGCGTGGGCCCCATGCACTCAGTTGTCCAGCTCT TCCAAGGGTTCCGCGACCTCCTGTGGCTGCCCATCGAACAGTACAGGAAGGACGGGCGCCTTATGCGGGGTCTGCAGCGGGGGGCCGCATCCTTTGGCTCGTCCACGGCCTCTGCTGCCCTGGAACTCAGCAACCGGCTGGTGCAGGCGATCCAG GCCACAGCTGAGACAGTGTATGACATCCTGTCCCCGGCGGCGCCCATCTCCCGATCCCTACAGGACAAGCGCTCTGTGCGAAGGCTGCGCAAGGGCCAGCAGCCAGCTGACCTCCGGGAGGGAGTGGCCAAGGCCTACGACACCGTCCGAGAG ggcATCCTGGACACAGCTCAGACCATCTGTGATGTGGCGTCTCGGGGCCACGAGCAGAAGGGACTGACGGGTGCTGTGGGGGGCGTGATCCGCCAGCTGCCCCCAACGGTCGTGAAGCCCCTCATCCTGGCCACGGAGGCCACGTCCAACCTGCTCGGAGGGATGCGCAACCAGATCCTCCCCGACGCACACAAGGACCACACTCTCAAGTGGCGCTCAGACGAGGCTCAGGAGTGA